A region from the Aegilops tauschii subsp. strangulata cultivar AL8/78 chromosome 5, Aet v6.0, whole genome shotgun sequence genome encodes:
- the LOC109738207 gene encoding protein OCTOPUS translates to MKRQRWSCDVRGRSTLWALFHQDDRERVRDGTAFDAFPVSSSAAAAALPTEFHQLPSARPCVPEIFLEDEIVMAESSDEITPVVELVLVVDTSGEMETEAYGSGEVKAMKDHIDLESSQPKKPPPMDLKEIAGSFRLAASVFSKKWHKWRRKQKLKKEEAAGSKAVAAAMPPSEKPSKPSFLQRSRLHGEAGSEFAGGRRSCDTDPRFSLDAGRMSVDDVGLSWGGPRASWDGYLFGAGAGIGLGRAPPPLSRLPPILSALEDSPAGVVERSDGQIPVEDDSQPEPDGDANTPGGSAQTRDYYMDTPSRRRRSLERSGSVLTRSFEVPDPKSALAAAAITNATVSPLTGNSEFYHFHHAEDLLDQRFSSNSLVEDFPVTLDAAFPGPAKKPRRLGKAWSFWGFIHRRGSPSDAADRAFSEPWPELRVRGYSNAGMQRCNSNASARSSFSSNSAGLGSSRRCFDDGHGSVKRRQEDQCVLERNRSARYSPGHHADNGMLRFYLTPLRSASGRRGATGLPANGGRHLRSQSFARSMLRLY, encoded by the coding sequence ATGAAGCGGCAGCGCTGGTCGTGCGACGTGCGCGGGCGCAGCACGCTCTGGGCGCTCTTCCACCAGGACGACCGCGAGCGCGTCCGCGACGGCACAGCCTTCGACGCGTTCCCCGTCTCGTCCTCCGCCGCGGCCGCGGCGCTCCCCACCGAATTCCACCAGCTGCCGTCGGCTCGACCGTGCGTCCCAGAGATCTTCTTGGAGGACGAGATCGTTATGGCCGAGAGCTCTGACGAGATAACTCCGGTGGTGGAGCTCGTCTTGGTTGTCGACACCTCAGGAGAGATGGAAACCGAAGCTTATGGGTCCGGGGAGGTCAAGGCCATGAAGGATCACATAGATCTCGAATCTTCGCAGCCCAAGAAGCCGCCGCCCATGGACCTGAAGGAGATCGCCGGGAGCTTCCGGCTCGCTGCTTCGGTCTTCAGCAAGAAGTGGCACAAGTGGAGGCGCAAGCAGAAGCTCAagaaggaggaggcggccggcagCAAGGCAGTGGCCGCAGCAATGCCGCCGTCGGAGAAGCCATCCAAGCCCTCCTTCCTTCAGCGGAGCCGCCTTCATGGGGAGGCAGGCTCGGAGTTCGCGGGAGGCCGTCGTTCGTGCGACACGGACCCAAGATTCTCCCTTGATGCTGGCCGCATGTCTGTCGACGATGTAGGTCTATCCTGGGGCGGGCCCCGCGCGTCCTGGGACGGCTACCTcttcggcgccggcgccggcatCGGCCTTGGCCGAGCGCCTCCGCCGCTGTCACGGCTCCCGCCCATCCTCTCCGCGCTCGAGGACTCACCTGCCGGCGTGGTGGAACGCTCCGACGGCCAAATTCCTGTGGAAGATGACTCGCAGCCCGAGCCCGACGGCGACGCCAATACCCCCGGAGGCTCGGCGCAGACGCGAGACTACTACATGGACACGCCGAGCCGGAGGCGCCGGAGCCTGGAGCGGTCAGGCTCCGTGCTGACAAGGTCGTTCGAAGTGCCCGACCCAAAGTCAGCCCTTGCAGCGGCCGCCATCACCAATGCCACGGTGTCCCCGCTGACCGGCAACTCAGAGTTCTACCACTTCCACCATGCCGAAGACCTGCTCGACCAACGGTTCAGCTCAAACTCTCTCGTCGAAGACTTCCCGGTGACCCTAGACGCCGCGTTCCCGGGCCCTGCCAAGAAGCCACGGCGTCTAGGCAAGGCGTGGAGCTTCTGGGGCTTCATACACCGCCGGGGCAGCCCGTCCGACGCCGCGGACCGCGCGTTCTCGGAGCCGTGGCCGGAGCTGCGCGTCCGCGGGTACAGCAACGCCGGGATGCAGAGGTGCAACAGCAACGCCAGCGCGCGCAGCTCGTTCAGCAGCAACAGCGCCGGCCTGGGCAGCTCGCGGCGCTGCTTCGACGACGGCCACGGCAGCGTCAAGCGGCGACAGGAAGACCAATGCGTGCTGGAGCGGAACCGCAGCGCTCGGTACTCGCCGGGGCACCACGCCGACAACGGCATGCTGCGGTTCTACCTGACCCCGCTGCGGAGCGCCAGCGGCCGGCGCGGCGCCACCGGGCTGCCGGCCAACGGCGGCCGGCACCTGCGGTCGCAGTCGTTCGCGAGGAGCATGCTCCGGCTGTACTGA
- the LOC109738208 gene encoding E3 SUMO-protein ligase SIZ2 isoform X1, whose protein sequence is MEPESADDAALAGCKDKLKHFRIKELKDVLHLLGLSKQGKKQELVDKILTILSDQQDQVSQLNGLTKKPAVEKETVLKIVDETFRKLHSPANSAAASPNQIDSGQSVKPKKKLNGSAQKDVNVRCPCGSSIANGSMIKCDNPQCNVWQHVGCVIISEKSAESVPQELPSSFYCDICRINKADPFWVTINHPLLPTSIAPSKIATDGSYTIQYLEKTFPLSRANREMLQKAEYDIQVWCILLDDQVPFRMQWPLHSDMQINGVQVRVVNRQPTQQLGANGRDDGPVLTEYCKEGPNKIVLSRSDSRMFSLGVRIAKRRSLQEVLNLVPKEHDGEKFDHALARVRRCVGGGAEADNADSDSDIEVVADRVSVNLRCPMTGSRIKIAGRFKPCVHMGCFDLEAFVELNQRSRKWQCPICLKNYSLDDIIIDPYFNWITSLIQSCEDDVSEIDVKPDGSWRVKGGAELKDLTRWHLPDGALSVATNIGSKINTSIVKHEIKEESLSDQLGSRIKLGIRKNNNGKWEITKRGDVNSTQSSDGDHAEHFKNGNFITPTSNNDHEDTEDLEPGQYDYPMSNVHDLDSSPIDEHVPAVSREQDIIVLSDSDDDNVTVLSPNALNSSSADDTGVPFTPNPPETKGTSEEQPGGGLDEASYLMFSEDFDDLGQLSFWQYPSNPQDHPGLQLTNNLGEVQNNTANHQPLHEPVAAAANLLEHGHNNCIDESQASIASNCVTAKKASQKRRNPEDEITALDASAMDDDLPGERPGGPLSPARQQRSVRPRLVLAIDSDSE, encoded by the exons ATGGAGCCGGAGTCCGCCGACGATGCGGCGCTCGCCGGTTGCAAG GACAAGTTGAAGCACTTCCGAATAAAAGAGCTAAAAGATGTCCTGCATCTGCTTGGACTTTCAAAGCAAGGAAAGAAGCAG GAATTGGTGGATAAAATCTTAACAATACTATctgatcaacaagatcaag TATCACAACTGAATGGCTTAACAAAGAAACCGGCGGTTGAAAAAGAAACCGTGTTGAAAATAGTTGATGAAACCTTTAG GAAACTGCACAGTCCTGCAAATTCTGCTGCAGCCTCACCAAATCAGATTGATTCAGGACAAAGTGTAAAGCCTAAAAAAAAGTTAAATGGTTCTGCTCAAAAGGATGTCAATGTCCGTTGTCCTTGTGGTAGCTCCATCGCCAATGGATCCATGATAAAG TGTGATAATCCACAATGCAATGTCTGGCAACATGTTGGTTGTGTTATCATATCCGAGAAGTCTGCAGAGAGTGTTCCTCAGGAATTACCTTCCAGCTTCTACTGTGACATCTGTCGAATAAATAAGGCCGATCC TTTCTGGGTCACTATCAATCATCCATTACTTCCAACATCAATAGCTCCTTCCAAAATAGCGACTGATGG GTCATATACTATACAGTATCTCGAGAAAACCTTTCCATTATCAAGAGCTAATAGGGAAATGCTACAGAAAGCCGAATATGACATTCAG GTTTGGTGTATCCTTCTTGATGACCAAGTTCCTTTCAGGATGCAATGGCCTTTACACTCAGATATGCAAATTAATG GTGTTCAAGTCAGGGTTGTTAATCGGCAACCTACACAGCAGTTAGGGGCCAATGGTAGAGATGATGGTCCTGTA TTAACGGAATATTGCAAAGAAGGACCTAATAAAATTGTTCTATCTAGAAGTGACTCCCGCATGTTCTCTTTGGGTGTTAGAATTGCCAAGAGGAGGTCTCTGCAAGAG GTCCTAAATTTGGTGCCGAAGGAACATGATGGCGAGAAGTTTGATCATGCCCTTGCTCGTGTGCGGCGTTGTGTTGGTGGTGGAGCTGAGGCAGATAATGCTGACAGTGATAGTGATATTGAGGTTGTGGCTGACAGGGTCTCTGTGAATCTCCGATGTCCG ATGACTGGTTCAAGGATTAAGATAGCTGGCAGGTTTAAACCCTGTGTCCACATGGGTTGCTTTGATTTAGAAGCTTTTGTGGAACTTAATCAACGTTCACGGAAG TGGCAATGCCCAATTTGCCTGAAGAATTATTCTCTGGACGACATAATCATTGACCCATATTTCAACTGGATCACTTCACTG ATCCAAAGCTGTGAAGATGATGTATCTGAAATTGATGTCAAGCCTGATGGTTCCTGGAGAGTTAAGGGTGGAGCTGAACTGAAGGATCTTACGCGGTGGCATTTACCAGATGGTGCTCTCTCTGTAGCCACCAACATAGGGTCCAAGATCAACACGAGTATTGTAAAGCATGAGATTAAAGAGGAGTCTCTGTCTGACCAGCTGGGCTCCCGTATCAAGTTGGGAATTAGAAAAAACAACAACGGCAAGTGGGAAATTACGAAGAGAGGGGATGTTAACTCGACACAATCTTCTGATGGTGACCACGCAGAGCACTTTAAAAATGGAAACTTTATTACTCCTACAAGCAATAATGATCATGAGGACACTGAAGATTTGGAACCAGGACAATATGATTACCCTATGAGCAATGTACATGATCTTGATTCTTCTCCTATAGACGAACATGTCCCTGCAGTATCAAGAGAGCAAGATATAATAGTTCTGAGCGACTCTGATGATGATAACGTCACGGTGTTGTCTCCTAATGCTTTGAATTCCAGCTCAGCAGATGACACTGGAGTTCCATTTACACCCAATCCACCTGAAACTAAAGGAACGTCTGAGGAACAACCTGGAGGTGGTCTAGATGAGGCTTCATATCTTATGTTCAGCGAAGATTTTGATGATCTGGGACAACTCTCATTTTGGCAGTATCCTTCAAATCCCCAGGATCATCCTGGCTTACAGTTGACAAATAATTTAGGTGAAGTGCAAAACAATACTGCCAACCATCAACCTCTGCATGAgccagtagcagcagcagcaaacCTACTGGAACATGGACATAATAATTGCATTGATGAAAGCCAAGCATCGATTGCAAGTAATTGCGTTACTGCCAAGAAAGCGTCTCAGAAAAGGAGGAACCCTGAGGATGAAATAACAGCTTTAGATG CTTCAGCTATGGATGATGACTTGCCTGGGGAGAGACCTGGTGGTCCTTTGTCACCGGCTCGGCAGCAAAGGTCAGTTCGACCAAGATTGGTACTAGCAATCGACTCAGACTCTGAATAG
- the LOC109738208 gene encoding E3 SUMO-protein ligase SIZ2 isoform X2 produces MIKCDNPQCNVWQHVGCVIISEKSAESVPQELPSSFYCDICRINKADPFWVTINHPLLPTSIAPSKIATDGSYTIQYLEKTFPLSRANREMLQKAEYDIQVWCILLDDQVPFRMQWPLHSDMQINGVQVRVVNRQPTQQLGANGRDDGPVLTEYCKEGPNKIVLSRSDSRMFSLGVRIAKRRSLQEVLNLVPKEHDGEKFDHALARVRRCVGGGAEADNADSDSDIEVVADRVSVNLRCPMTGSRIKIAGRFKPCVHMGCFDLEAFVELNQRSRKWQCPICLKNYSLDDIIIDPYFNWITSLIQSCEDDVSEIDVKPDGSWRVKGGAELKDLTRWHLPDGALSVATNIGSKINTSIVKHEIKEESLSDQLGSRIKLGIRKNNNGKWEITKRGDVNSTQSSDGDHAEHFKNGNFITPTSNNDHEDTEDLEPGQYDYPMSNVHDLDSSPIDEHVPAVSREQDIIVLSDSDDDNVTVLSPNALNSSSADDTGVPFTPNPPETKGTSEEQPGGGLDEASYLMFSEDFDDLGQLSFWQYPSNPQDHPGLQLTNNLGEVQNNTANHQPLHEPVAAAANLLEHGHNNCIDESQASIASNCVTAKKASQKRRNPEDEITALDASAMDDDLPGERPGGPLSPARQQRSVRPRLVLAIDSDSE; encoded by the exons ATGATAAAG TGTGATAATCCACAATGCAATGTCTGGCAACATGTTGGTTGTGTTATCATATCCGAGAAGTCTGCAGAGAGTGTTCCTCAGGAATTACCTTCCAGCTTCTACTGTGACATCTGTCGAATAAATAAGGCCGATCC TTTCTGGGTCACTATCAATCATCCATTACTTCCAACATCAATAGCTCCTTCCAAAATAGCGACTGATGG GTCATATACTATACAGTATCTCGAGAAAACCTTTCCATTATCAAGAGCTAATAGGGAAATGCTACAGAAAGCCGAATATGACATTCAG GTTTGGTGTATCCTTCTTGATGACCAAGTTCCTTTCAGGATGCAATGGCCTTTACACTCAGATATGCAAATTAATG GTGTTCAAGTCAGGGTTGTTAATCGGCAACCTACACAGCAGTTAGGGGCCAATGGTAGAGATGATGGTCCTGTA TTAACGGAATATTGCAAAGAAGGACCTAATAAAATTGTTCTATCTAGAAGTGACTCCCGCATGTTCTCTTTGGGTGTTAGAATTGCCAAGAGGAGGTCTCTGCAAGAG GTCCTAAATTTGGTGCCGAAGGAACATGATGGCGAGAAGTTTGATCATGCCCTTGCTCGTGTGCGGCGTTGTGTTGGTGGTGGAGCTGAGGCAGATAATGCTGACAGTGATAGTGATATTGAGGTTGTGGCTGACAGGGTCTCTGTGAATCTCCGATGTCCG ATGACTGGTTCAAGGATTAAGATAGCTGGCAGGTTTAAACCCTGTGTCCACATGGGTTGCTTTGATTTAGAAGCTTTTGTGGAACTTAATCAACGTTCACGGAAG TGGCAATGCCCAATTTGCCTGAAGAATTATTCTCTGGACGACATAATCATTGACCCATATTTCAACTGGATCACTTCACTG ATCCAAAGCTGTGAAGATGATGTATCTGAAATTGATGTCAAGCCTGATGGTTCCTGGAGAGTTAAGGGTGGAGCTGAACTGAAGGATCTTACGCGGTGGCATTTACCAGATGGTGCTCTCTCTGTAGCCACCAACATAGGGTCCAAGATCAACACGAGTATTGTAAAGCATGAGATTAAAGAGGAGTCTCTGTCTGACCAGCTGGGCTCCCGTATCAAGTTGGGAATTAGAAAAAACAACAACGGCAAGTGGGAAATTACGAAGAGAGGGGATGTTAACTCGACACAATCTTCTGATGGTGACCACGCAGAGCACTTTAAAAATGGAAACTTTATTACTCCTACAAGCAATAATGATCATGAGGACACTGAAGATTTGGAACCAGGACAATATGATTACCCTATGAGCAATGTACATGATCTTGATTCTTCTCCTATAGACGAACATGTCCCTGCAGTATCAAGAGAGCAAGATATAATAGTTCTGAGCGACTCTGATGATGATAACGTCACGGTGTTGTCTCCTAATGCTTTGAATTCCAGCTCAGCAGATGACACTGGAGTTCCATTTACACCCAATCCACCTGAAACTAAAGGAACGTCTGAGGAACAACCTGGAGGTGGTCTAGATGAGGCTTCATATCTTATGTTCAGCGAAGATTTTGATGATCTGGGACAACTCTCATTTTGGCAGTATCCTTCAAATCCCCAGGATCATCCTGGCTTACAGTTGACAAATAATTTAGGTGAAGTGCAAAACAATACTGCCAACCATCAACCTCTGCATGAgccagtagcagcagcagcaaacCTACTGGAACATGGACATAATAATTGCATTGATGAAAGCCAAGCATCGATTGCAAGTAATTGCGTTACTGCCAAGAAAGCGTCTCAGAAAAGGAGGAACCCTGAGGATGAAATAACAGCTTTAGATG CTTCAGCTATGGATGATGACTTGCCTGGGGAGAGACCTGGTGGTCCTTTGTCACCGGCTCGGCAGCAAAGGTCAGTTCGACCAAGATTGGTACTAGCAATCGACTCAGACTCTGAATAG